A genomic window from Euryarchaeota archaeon includes:
- a CDS encoding 30S ribosomal protein S4e, with translation MSKHLKRLAVPRTWSISKKASKWAPKVRPGPHGAADSIPLMTIVRDYLKLCDTGREAQRIIGGRNIKIDGDVVTDIKRGVGLMDVLSIEKTGAHFRVAMDTRGRLQLVPIEKKDADWKLVRIENKTTVAKGRMQLNLHDGRNIVVKEGAHKTGDTLKIKVPDQKIVESIELKSGNTAFITGGEHVGEIAAVESVEVTEDPRANLVNLKSDKAFFTIKPYVFVVGKKGSEITLPEVATGVF, from the coding sequence GTGAGCAAGCACCTCAAGCGACTCGCAGTGCCGCGTACCTGGTCGATCTCCAAGAAGGCGTCGAAGTGGGCGCCCAAGGTAAGGCCGGGCCCCCACGGGGCGGCCGACTCCATTCCCCTCATGACGATCGTCCGCGACTACCTCAAGCTCTGCGACACCGGACGCGAGGCGCAGCGGATAATCGGTGGCCGCAACATCAAGATCGATGGCGACGTGGTCACCGACATCAAGCGCGGCGTCGGGCTAATGGACGTCCTCTCGATAGAGAAGACCGGCGCCCATTTCCGGGTCGCGATGGACACGCGCGGCCGGTTGCAGCTCGTCCCGATAGAGAAGAAGGACGCTGACTGGAAACTGGTCCGGATCGAGAACAAGACGACGGTCGCAAAGGGCCGAATGCAACTCAACCTCCACGACGGCCGTAACATCGTCGTGAAGGAGGGCGCCCACAAGACGGGCGACACTTTGAAGATCAAGGTGCCCGACCAGAAGATCGTCGAGTCGATCGAGCTCAAGTCGGGAAACACCGCGTTCATCACGGGTGGCGAGCACGTCGGCGAGATAGCGGCCGTCGAATCCGTCGAGGTCACGGAAGACCCGAGGGCGAACCTCGTGAACCTGAAGAGCGACAAGGCGTTCTTCACGATCAAGCCCTACGTGTTCGTCGTCGGGAAGAAGGGATCCGAGATAACGCTCCCGGAGGTGGCGACAGGTGTCTTCTGA
- a CDS encoding 50S ribosomal protein L5 gives MRVPRIEKVVVNIGVGESGDRLIKAEKVLGSVTGKKPTRTLSKKSVRDWNLRPGQPIGCKVTIRGADAPEWLKKALAVRQNKIYSWNVDDHGNLNFGITDHTDIAGQKYDPEIGIFGMNVTAVITRPGARIRSRRLLRTPLHARSRITREESIAWLVKNFNVEVLE, from the coding sequence ATGCGCGTGCCTAGGATCGAGAAAGTCGTCGTGAACATCGGCGTTGGCGAGAGCGGCGATCGGCTCATCAAGGCCGAGAAGGTCCTCGGCAGCGTCACAGGCAAGAAGCCGACGCGCACCCTTTCAAAGAAGAGCGTGAGAGACTGGAACCTGCGGCCCGGGCAACCGATCGGCTGCAAGGTCACGATCCGCGGCGCCGACGCCCCCGAGTGGCTCAAGAAGGCCCTGGCGGTCCGCCAGAATAAGATCTATTCGTGGAACGTGGACGACCACGGCAACCTCAACTTCGGCATCACCGACCACACCGACATCGCGGGCCAGAAGTACGACCCCGAGATCGGCATATTCGGGATGAACGTGACCGCGGTCATCACAAGGCCAGGTGCACGTATCCGCTCGAGGCGGCTCCTGAGGACCCCGCTCCACGCGCGATCTCGCATCACGCGTGAGGAATCGATCGCTTGGCTTGTCAAGAACTTCAACGTGGAGGTGCTCGAGTAA
- a CDS encoding 30S ribosomal protein S14 has protein sequence MPLDATLPPNRRFGRGANFCQRCGRMPGLVRKYNLYFCRQCFREIAPDLGFKKYS, from the coding sequence ATGCCGCTCGACGCGACGCTACCACCGAACCGGCGCTTCGGCAGGGGCGCGAACTTCTGCCAGCGCTGCGGACGAATGCCCGGCTTGGTCCGGAAATACAACCTGTACTTCTGCAGGCAGTGTTTCCGCGAGATCGCCCCGGACCTTGGATTCAAGAAATACAGCTAG
- a CDS encoding 30S ribosomal protein S8 — protein MSLNDPLADALTLIKNAERVGKMECEVRPASKLIGRVLKVMNESGFIGTFEFVDDEKSGIFKVNLIGHINDCGVIKPRFSVKRTEFEKWEARYLPARNFGALILSTTAGVMSHYNAKEQNTGGKLLAYVY, from the coding sequence ATGTCACTCAACGATCCACTCGCAGACGCCCTGACACTCATCAAGAACGCCGAAAGGGTCGGCAAGATGGAGTGCGAAGTGAGGCCAGCCTCAAAGCTCATCGGGCGCGTGCTCAAGGTCATGAACGAGTCCGGGTTCATCGGCACGTTCGAATTCGTCGACGACGAGAAGTCCGGTATCTTCAAGGTGAACCTCATCGGCCACATCAACGACTGCGGCGTCATCAAGCCCCGTTTCAGCGTGAAGAGGACCGAGTTCGAGAAGTGGGAGGCCCGCTACTTGCCGGCCCGGAACTTCGGCGCGCTCATCCTCTCGACGACGGCGGGTGTCATGAGCCATTACAACGCCAAGGAGCAGAACACCGGCGGCAAGCTCCTCGCATACGTCTACTAG
- a CDS encoding 50S ribosomal protein L6, which produces MASVEATEKVKVPDGVNVTIAGQKVTVKGPKGELVREFAHPQVTLSKEDGSIVVHAEFPRRQVKAVVGTWASHIRNMCMGVTEEYEYKMKIVYSHFPIKTKIAGTTFLIENFLGERTARKAPILQGVKVNVAAEWITITGIDLERVSQTAANIEQACKIRDRDPRVFQDGIYITQKGK; this is translated from the coding sequence ATGGCAAGTGTCGAAGCAACCGAGAAAGTGAAGGTCCCGGACGGGGTCAACGTGACCATCGCGGGCCAAAAGGTCACTGTCAAGGGTCCAAAGGGCGAGCTCGTTCGCGAATTCGCCCACCCGCAGGTCACCCTCTCGAAAGAGGACGGCTCGATCGTGGTCCACGCGGAGTTCCCCCGCCGTCAAGTGAAGGCGGTCGTAGGGACCTGGGCGTCCCACATCCGGAACATGTGCATGGGCGTCACAGAAGAGTACGAGTACAAGATGAAGATCGTGTACAGCCACTTCCCGATCAAGACGAAGATCGCCGGGACGACCTTCCTCATCGAGAATTTCCTCGGCGAGCGAACCGCCCGCAAGGCACCGATACTCCAGGGAGTGAAGGTCAACGTGGCGGCCGAGTGGATAACGATCACCGGCATCGACCTGGAAAGGGTAAGCCAGACGGCGGCGAACATCGAGCAGGCCTGCAAGATCCGGGACCGTGACCCGCGCGTCTTCCAGGACGGCATATACATCACGCAGAAGGGGAAGTGA
- a CDS encoding 50S ribosomal protein L32e, producing the protein MTKDETIKKFSEIPGVSKKTAEHLYDAGYHTVEKLKKATTSELEQIEHIGPKTAAAIVDGLKHVEKPAAKEEIKVVEKKKEKPPEKAKKAKEAAPEKLKVVEEKEAYVVKAKPELSDATAAALHLRKIQVSHRPSFNRDQIFRYKKLKHVWRNPSGVSTKQRRNYQYRPRQPAIGYGSPVAARGLHPSGFEEVLVHNAKDLVAIRPKTQAARIGGGVGARKRGVIEAEAKKLGIRVLNSKRAA; encoded by the coding sequence ATGACCAAGGACGAGACGATCAAGAAGTTCAGCGAGATCCCCGGTGTTTCCAAGAAAACCGCTGAACACCTCTACGACGCGGGCTACCACACGGTGGAGAAGCTCAAGAAGGCGACGACATCGGAGCTCGAACAGATCGAGCACATCGGGCCGAAGACCGCCGCTGCGATCGTCGATGGTTTGAAGCACGTCGAAAAGCCCGCGGCGAAGGAAGAGATCAAGGTCGTGGAGAAGAAGAAGGAAAAACCCCCGGAGAAGGCCAAGAAGGCCAAAGAGGCGGCCCCTGAGAAACTAAAGGTGGTCGAAGAGAAGGAGGCTTACGTCGTCAAGGCGAAACCGGAGCTTTCCGATGCGACCGCGGCGGCGCTCCACCTTCGGAAGATCCAGGTGAGCCATCGGCCCTCGTTCAACAGGGACCAGATCTTCAGGTACAAGAAACTCAAGCATGTGTGGAGGAATCCCTCCGGCGTGTCGACCAAGCAGCGCCGCAACTACCAATACAGGCCGCGTCAGCCGGCCATCGGCTACGGTAGCCCCGTTGCGGCGCGTGGATTGCACCCGTCCGGGTTCGAGGAGGTCCTGGTTCACAATGCCAAAGACCTCGTCGCTATCCGCCCGAAGACCCAGGCCGCCCGCATCGGCGGCGGCGTCGGGGCGCGAAAACGTGGCGTCATCGAGGCCGAGGCGAAGAAACTCGGGATCCGCGTTCTCAACTCCAAGAGGGCGGCTTAG
- a CDS encoding 50S ribosomal protein L19e, whose protein sequence is MTDLRNQRRLAAAVLGCGESRVWIDPLRSDEVAEAVTRRDIATLVGRGLIKAHQKKGVSRSRANKILAQKQKGRRRGPGTRKGAKGSQARDPRKKRWIRTIRALRDVLSDLRETKKIDAKTYRAYYMKAKGGAFNSRKNLQFHLRSAGHLKEEPQ, encoded by the coding sequence ATGACCGATCTTCGCAACCAACGTCGCCTGGCTGCGGCCGTCCTAGGCTGCGGCGAGTCCCGTGTCTGGATCGACCCGCTGCGCTCCGACGAGGTCGCAGAGGCCGTGACAAGGCGGGACATCGCGACCCTCGTGGGCCGCGGCCTCATCAAGGCGCACCAGAAGAAGGGCGTCTCACGTTCCAGGGCGAACAAGATCCTCGCCCAGAAGCAGAAGGGACGAAGGCGGGGCCCGGGAACTCGTAAGGGCGCCAAGGGAAGCCAAGCGCGCGACCCCCGCAAGAAGCGGTGGATCAGGACCATCCGGGCGCTACGCGATGTCCTAAGCGACCTGCGCGAGACCAAGAAGATCGACGCGAAGACCTACCGCGCCTACTACATGAAGGCGAAGGGCGGTGCTTTCAACTCGCGTAAGAACCTCCAATTCCACCTGCGCTCTGCAGGACATCTCAAGGAGGAACCGCAATGA
- a CDS encoding 50S ribosomal protein L18, with product MTDGPRYRVPFRRRREGKTDYKKRLALLKSGKTRVVVRRSLQRVTVQFANYSETGDVIIATATSVDLKGLGWDGAPTNTPAAYLVGLLAGKRASAKNVKEGVLDIGRHNPVPGSRVFAALKGVVDAGVDVPHGENILPDDARIAGGHLEGSSTEKFNAVKAKIQGEA from the coding sequence ATGACGGACGGACCCCGCTACAGGGTGCCCTTCAGGCGAAGGCGTGAAGGAAAAACGGACTACAAGAAGAGGTTGGCACTGCTCAAGAGCGGCAAGACCCGCGTCGTCGTGCGCCGCAGCCTCCAGCGGGTGACCGTGCAGTTCGCGAACTACAGCGAGACGGGCGACGTCATCATTGCGACCGCCACATCCGTGGACCTTAAGGGCCTCGGCTGGGACGGGGCGCCCACGAACACGCCGGCCGCGTACCTCGTCGGCCTTCTTGCCGGGAAGAGAGCGAGCGCCAAGAACGTCAAGGAAGGAGTCCTCGACATCGGGCGCCACAACCCGGTCCCCGGCAGCCGTGTGTTCGCCGCGCTCAAAGGCGTGGTCGACGCAGGGGTCGACGTCCCGCACGGTGAGAACATCCTCCCGGATGACGCCCGGATCGCGGGCGGCCACCTCGAAGGAAGCTCGACGGAGAAATTCAACGCCGTCAAGGCGAAGATCCAAGGTGAGGCCTGA
- a CDS encoding 30S ribosomal protein S5 — protein MADFRGQEERNIADWVPITELGRKVKSGEITTMRQALRSGLPLREPEIVDVLLPGTEDEVIDVNMVQRMTDSGRRVRFRVVAVVGNKDGYVGLGLFKGKEVGPTIRRAIDAAKLNMIEVRRGCGSWECGCGTSHTVPFTVVGKSASVEMHFRPAPRGIGLATGNVAKHVLRLAGVKDVWGFARGQTKTTINSAKAAFDAMKKSSEMRVREESRAKLGIIEGSVVQ, from the coding sequence ATGGCAGATTTCAGGGGACAGGAAGAACGGAACATCGCGGACTGGGTGCCGATAACGGAACTCGGCCGTAAGGTAAAGAGCGGCGAGATCACCACCATGAGGCAGGCACTCCGGTCCGGATTGCCGCTTCGTGAACCGGAGATCGTCGACGTGCTCCTTCCCGGAACCGAGGACGAGGTCATCGACGTCAACATGGTCCAACGCATGACCGACTCCGGTCGCAGGGTGCGCTTCAGGGTCGTCGCGGTGGTCGGCAACAAGGACGGGTACGTGGGCCTTGGCCTTTTCAAGGGCAAGGAGGTCGGACCCACGATCCGCAGGGCGATCGACGCGGCTAAACTCAACATGATAGAGGTCCGGCGCGGTTGCGGCTCCTGGGAATGCGGCTGCGGGACGAGCCACACGGTGCCGTTCACCGTCGTCGGGAAGAGCGCTTCCGTCGAGATGCACTTCAGGCCGGCGCCGCGAGGCATCGGTCTTGCCACGGGTAACGTCGCCAAGCACGTTCTCCGCCTCGCCGGAGTCAAGGACGTCTGGGGTTTCGCCCGCGGGCAGACGAAGACCACCATCAACAGCGCGAAGGCCGCCTTCGACGCCATGAAGAAATCGAGCGAGATGCGCGTTCGCGAAGAATCAAGGGCGAAACTCGGGATAATCGAGGGAAGTGTAGTGCAATGA
- a CDS encoding 50S ribosomal protein L30 — translation MAIVRIRGTARIRHDIRMTMDQLKINRPNYCVIVPVNDSMNGMLHKAKDYVAYGEVDALTVEALLSSRGRIEGNKPLTDAHVAANSKYKTISELAKAVAKGETRLAEVKGAKPLFRLSPPRGGFEGNKRHWTVGGSLGYRGKDINELIKRMI, via the coding sequence ATGGCGATCGTGCGCATCCGTGGCACGGCCAGGATCCGTCATGACATCCGCATGACGATGGACCAGTTGAAGATCAACAGGCCGAACTACTGCGTGATCGTGCCCGTGAACGACTCGATGAACGGGATGCTCCACAAGGCGAAGGACTACGTCGCATACGGCGAGGTCGACGCCCTCACGGTGGAAGCGCTCCTTTCGAGCCGGGGCCGCATCGAGGGGAACAAGCCTCTTACCGATGCGCACGTGGCCGCCAACTCCAAGTACAAGACCATCTCGGAGCTTGCAAAGGCCGTTGCCAAAGGCGAGACGCGCCTTGCCGAAGTCAAAGGCGCAAAACCCCTCTTCAGGCTCAGCCCGCCGCGCGGAGGCTTCGAGGGGAACAAGCGCCACTGGACCGTCGGCGGTTCCTTGGGCTACCGCGGGAAGGACATCAACGAACTCATCAAGCGAATGATCTAA
- a CDS encoding uL15 family ribosomal protein, with amino-acid sequence MAKKTNRTQRLRGSRTHGRGKKHGRGPGMRGGVGNAGARKHRKLYFQKYFPEHFLKNRGFVRPDDVTHVKGTIDVCDLDERIATYAGPSSDGTFTVDLAQHGVDKLLGSGQVRHKIMVTVGEATPSAMKKIQAAGGHVTTTVVKAPPKEKAKPSPPPGGKPPKGDSPKEKPAKGEKKAKPEEAPKAEGKEKGGDSKHKTDETAKPEGGPHAKGKHEGGGWKPKGEKPGKASDAKSKREKSK; translated from the coding sequence ATGGCCAAGAAGACCAACAGGACGCAAAGACTTCGCGGAAGCCGTACCCACGGTCGCGGCAAGAAACACGGTCGCGGCCCCGGCATGCGCGGCGGCGTCGGGAACGCGGGAGCCAGAAAGCACCGCAAGCTCTATTTCCAGAAGTATTTCCCCGAGCATTTCCTGAAGAACCGGGGATTCGTGCGGCCCGACGACGTCACCCACGTCAAGGGGACGATCGACGTGTGCGACCTCGACGAGAGGATAGCGACGTACGCAGGGCCAAGTAGCGACGGGACGTTCACGGTCGACCTGGCGCAGCACGGCGTCGACAAGCTCCTTGGAAGCGGCCAGGTGCGCCACAAGATAATGGTCACGGTAGGCGAGGCCACCCCCTCGGCCATGAAGAAGATCCAAGCCGCCGGCGGCCATGTCACGACCACGGTCGTCAAAGCCCCACCAAAAGAGAAGGCGAAACCATCCCCGCCTCCTGGCGGAAAACCTCCGAAGGGAGACTCGCCGAAGGAGAAACCGGCGAAGGGCGAAAAGAAGGCGAAACCCGAGGAAGCTCCGAAGGCCGAAGGTAAGGAGAAGGGCGGCGACTCGAAGCACAAGACCGACGAGACCGCGAAACCCGAGGGCGGTCCTCACGCCAAGGGAAAACACGAAGGCGGCGGGTGGAAGCCGAAGGGCGAAAAGCCCGGGAAGGCGAGCGACGCCAAATCGAAGAGGGAGAAGTCGAAGTAA
- the secY gene encoding preprotein translocase subunit SecY yields the protein MADEKKSLLYKLEPIIKRMPAVQKPEGHVHFRTKMSWTVVALIAYFVLANVLLYGLAPGTVDVFQSFRAILAGASGSLVHLGIGPIVTGSIIMQLFTGAKIINLDLTKPEDKSIYQGTQKVLVIVMIIVEAVPQVYGFLRPDELLISNIGLDWARSLIIIQLALGSYIVFLMDEVVSKWGIGSGISLFIAAGVSQSIFTGALSWLPTTTGVISVQNPPAGTIPRTIYLLDQMSTAQLVAGGGFEQIFLEGQNSAVAFLSTVLIFVVVVYAQSMKVELPLAHGKVRGARGRYPIKLLYASNIPVILMAALLANVNLVSLLLWSGPLQNLPLVGHQGWVGSYAPGSTSAISGAAYYFSPFGGGGSQGALETWLLPFLNEARYGAVFAIREPWQVIAHVLIYWLAMVLGSIMFAKFWIETTNMGPNAVAKQIQKSGMQIPGFRRDPRIVERILERYIPVVTVIGGFAVGALAATADLLGTLGAASGTGVLLTVGILHQFYEQIAKEQVMEMHPALRGFFGEG from the coding sequence ATGGCGGACGAAAAGAAGAGCCTGCTCTACAAACTGGAACCCATCATCAAGAGGATGCCCGCCGTCCAGAAACCGGAGGGCCACGTCCATTTCCGCACGAAGATGAGTTGGACGGTCGTGGCGCTCATCGCGTACTTCGTCCTTGCAAACGTCCTCCTCTACGGCCTTGCCCCGGGCACCGTAGACGTGTTCCAGTCGTTCAGGGCCATCCTCGCGGGAGCCTCGGGTTCGCTCGTCCACCTAGGAATCGGACCCATCGTCACGGGTTCAATCATCATGCAGCTCTTCACGGGCGCGAAGATCATCAACCTCGATCTCACGAAGCCTGAGGACAAGTCCATCTACCAAGGGACACAGAAGGTCCTCGTCATAGTGATGATAATCGTCGAGGCGGTCCCGCAGGTCTACGGATTCCTGCGACCCGATGAGCTGCTCATATCGAACATCGGCCTCGATTGGGCGCGCTCCCTGATCATCATACAACTGGCACTCGGAAGCTACATCGTCTTCCTGATGGACGAGGTGGTCTCCAAATGGGGCATCGGGTCGGGCATATCGCTTTTCATCGCGGCAGGTGTCTCCCAATCCATTTTCACGGGGGCCTTGTCGTGGCTTCCCACGACGACCGGCGTCATCTCCGTACAGAACCCGCCGGCGGGCACTATCCCGAGGACAATCTACCTTCTCGACCAGATGTCGACCGCCCAACTCGTCGCAGGCGGCGGGTTCGAGCAGATCTTCCTCGAAGGGCAGAACAGCGCAGTCGCCTTCCTTTCGACGGTGCTCATCTTCGTTGTCGTGGTCTACGCGCAGTCGATGAAAGTCGAACTGCCGCTCGCCCACGGGAAGGTGCGCGGCGCGCGCGGGCGCTACCCGATCAAGCTGCTCTACGCGTCGAACATCCCCGTCATCCTCATGGCGGCGCTGCTTGCGAACGTGAACCTTGTGAGCCTTCTCCTTTGGTCTGGACCCCTCCAGAACCTTCCGCTAGTCGGCCACCAAGGATGGGTCGGCAGTTACGCCCCAGGCTCGACGAGTGCCATCAGCGGAGCGGCGTATTATTTCTCGCCGTTCGGCGGCGGGGGAAGCCAAGGTGCCTTGGAGACGTGGCTACTGCCGTTCCTCAACGAAGCGAGGTACGGGGCGGTGTTTGCCATCAGGGAACCATGGCAGGTGATCGCCCATGTCCTCATCTACTGGCTTGCGATGGTGCTCGGGTCCATCATGTTCGCCAAGTTCTGGATCGAGACGACGAACATGGGCCCCAACGCAGTGGCCAAACAGATCCAGAAGAGCGGCATGCAGATACCCGGATTCCGCCGGGATCCTCGCATCGTGGAGCGCATACTGGAGCGATACATCCCGGTGGTCACGGTCATAGGCGGGTTCGCGGTCGGAGCCCTCGCGGCGACGGCAGATCTCCTCGGCACTCTGGGCGCGGCCTCCGGGACCGGCGTGTTGCTCACCGTCGGCATCCTGCACCAGTTCTACGAACAGATCGCCAAGGAGCAGGTCATGGAGATGCATCCTGCCCTGCGAGGATTCTTTGGCGAAGGCTGA
- a CDS encoding adenylate kinase: MGAIIITGVPGVGKSTVINAAAESTKMPVVVYGTVMFEEASKRGLAKTRDEMRLLPPETQRQIQESAAVWIATQGDVIVDTHCTIKTPKGYLPGIPEWVATALKPDMVILVEATPKEILARRAKDASRHRDADDEASIALHQEINRAAASAIATLTGATLKIIHNKDGAVEATKRQILDAVGR, from the coding sequence ATGGGCGCGATCATCATCACCGGGGTCCCCGGCGTCGGCAAATCGACCGTGATCAATGCGGCCGCCGAGTCCACGAAGATGCCGGTCGTCGTCTACGGGACGGTCATGTTCGAAGAGGCCTCGAAGCGCGGCCTTGCGAAGACCCGCGACGAGATGCGGCTTCTCCCGCCCGAAACACAGCGCCAGATACAGGAATCGGCCGCTGTCTGGATCGCGACGCAAGGCGACGTCATCGTGGACACGCATTGCACCATCAAGACGCCAAAGGGCTACCTGCCAGGTATCCCCGAATGGGTGGCGACAGCGCTCAAACCCGACATGGTCATCCTTGTCGAGGCCACGCCGAAGGAGATCCTCGCCAGGAGGGCCAAGGACGCGAGCCGGCATCGTGACGCGGACGACGAGGCCTCCATCGCCTTGCATCAGGAGATCAACCGGGCGGCCGCATCGGCGATCGCCACCCTGACCGGTGCCACGTTGAAGATCATCCACAACAAGGACGGCGCGGTAGAAGCGACGAAACGTCAGATCCTCGACGCGGTGGGTCGCTAG
- a CDS encoding DUF106 domain-containing protein yields MPPKKRGDGPIGQALLFVAISALLLTILFPSVNTTVGKNLDRILNPLIGFGGREPALTILLASALMVLITTVLRHFFMDWAHMARVQDVMRVYQGELKTATKENNKFKIKQLTDMQPEIMKMQGEMSSSQLKPMLLTMVVIIPTFSWLFAFVTAPVPHDVALSPDSDPVVLMAVDKDLLHFEAVGSGNATTIQPWQHTALTIVPVEFDFVKAKGGGTADVSKGEARVGVLDAKATNPFNPVGIAPVQLPPDEYEVTISQNGFRVNHASSLERVEGRFANHFGLVLFGNETTPTRAMKLNPGPAAKVTFLENDTGYLVIPLTEGEALEGTAQVTFASAGRTQTVNLTGASAYSLSQGAPPLTLQPHSMSLPWVGDWDLLGAWWILPHWILYYSLTSIGFGTLVQKGLRLAEHAVVKRRGTEGG; encoded by the coding sequence GTGCCGCCGAAAAAGCGCGGCGACGGGCCCATCGGTCAAGCCCTCCTTTTTGTCGCGATCTCGGCGCTTTTGCTCACGATCCTCTTCCCGTCGGTGAACACGACGGTCGGCAAGAACCTTGACCGCATCCTCAACCCGCTCATCGGTTTCGGCGGCCGCGAGCCTGCGCTCACGATACTCCTCGCTTCCGCCCTGATGGTGCTGATAACGACCGTGCTCAGACACTTCTTCATGGACTGGGCCCACATGGCGCGCGTCCAGGACGTGATGCGCGTCTATCAGGGCGAGCTCAAGACCGCCACGAAGGAGAACAACAAGTTCAAGATCAAGCAGCTTACCGACATGCAGCCCGAGATCATGAAGATGCAAGGCGAGATGTCGAGCTCGCAGCTCAAACCGATGCTTCTCACCATGGTGGTGATCATACCGACGTTCAGTTGGCTCTTCGCGTTTGTGACGGCGCCCGTCCCTCATGACGTGGCTTTGTCGCCCGACTCAGACCCGGTGGTGCTCATGGCCGTGGACAAGGACCTACTACATTTCGAGGCCGTAGGCTCCGGCAACGCTACCACGATCCAACCCTGGCAGCACACTGCATTGACCATAGTGCCCGTCGAGTTCGATTTTGTGAAGGCAAAAGGAGGCGGGACCGCAGACGTCTCGAAAGGGGAGGCTCGCGTAGGAGTACTCGACGCGAAGGCGACCAACCCGTTCAACCCGGTGGGGATAGCCCCTGTACAACTTCCGCCCGATGAATACGAGGTGACCATAAGCCAAAACGGGTTCCGCGTGAACCACGCGTCCTCGCTCGAGCGCGTCGAGGGCCGCTTCGCAAACCATTTCGGGCTCGTCCTCTTCGGCAACGAAACGACGCCTACGCGGGCCATGAAGTTGAACCCGGGCCCGGCCGCGAAAGTCACATTCCTCGAGAACGACACGGGCTACCTCGTCATCCCGCTCACCGAGGGCGAGGCGCTCGAGGGGACCGCACAAGTGACGTTCGCGAGCGCCGGGCGGACACAGACCGTGAACCTCACGGGGGCGAGCGCGTACTCGCTCTCACAGGGCGCGCCTCCGCTTACCCTACAACCTCATTCGATGTCCCTCCCGTGGGTCGGAGACTGGGACCTCCTCGGTGCGTGGTGGATCCTGCCACACTGGATCCTGTACTACTCGCTCACATCCATAGGCTTCGGGACGCTGGTCCAGAAGGGGCTGCGGCTCGCCGAGCACGCGGTCGTGAAGCGACGCGGAACGGAAGGTGGCTGA
- a CDS encoding cytidylate kinase family protein → MLVAIAGLPGSGKSTAARLVAKELGVPAVTAGEIFRGEASRRGMTLLEFSKLAEGDFEVDKALDKEMEKVMRAGDAVVEGRLVAYVAQWARLDCLKVWLEAPPEVRAKRVGGRDDMEKAAAAKANRTREDSEARRYREIYGIDILDTKIYDMKIDSSKHGPEPIAELIVKEARARFA, encoded by the coding sequence ATGCTTGTGGCCATCGCGGGCCTTCCTGGAAGCGGTAAATCCACGGCGGCGCGGCTCGTCGCCAAGGAGCTCGGCGTACCTGCCGTCACGGCCGGGGAGATCTTCCGTGGCGAGGCCAGCCGCAGAGGGATGACGCTTCTCGAATTCAGTAAACTCGCGGAAGGCGACTTCGAGGTCGACAAGGCGCTCGACAAGGAGATGGAGAAGGTCATGCGCGCCGGCGACGCCGTCGTCGAAGGGCGCCTAGTCGCGTACGTAGCCCAATGGGCCCGACTCGATTGCCTGAAAGTCTGGCTCGAAGCGCCGCCCGAGGTCCGGGCAAAGCGCGTGGGGGGACGCGACGACATGGAGAAGGCCGCCGCCGCGAAGGCGAACCGGACGCGTGAGGACTCCGAGGCCAGGCGCTACCGCGAGATCTATGGCATCGATATCCTCGATACCAAGATCTACGACATGAAGATCGACTCCTCGAAACACGGACCGGAACCGATCGCAGAACTCATTGTCAAGGAGGCCCGAGCAAGGTTTGCCTGA